A single region of the Triticum dicoccoides isolate Atlit2015 ecotype Zavitan chromosome 2B, WEW_v2.0, whole genome shotgun sequence genome encodes:
- the LOC119364160 gene encoding potassium transporter 19-like isoform X2, producing MSLEVEKPLCTETTKRFERQDSLIGDAEKVSNIKGHGSEGNWTQVLHLAFQSIGIIYGDVGTSPLYCYSSTFPNGVKDKDDILGVLSLILYTLILLPMIKYVFIVLYADDNGDGGTFALYSLISRYSKIRLIPNQQAEDSMVSNYSIESPSLSLKRAQWLKEKLESSKAAKIGLFTITILGTSMVMGDGTLTPAISVLSAVSGIKEKVPSLTETQIVWISVPILFMLFSVQRFGTDKVGYSFAPIISVWFVLIAGIGMYNIVVYEITILRAFNPMHIIYYFERNGKEAWISLGGAILCVTGTEGMYADLGHFNITAIQISFNGVLFPSVALCYMGQAAYLRKFPENVADTFYRSLPAPLFWPTFTVAILSAIIASQAMLSGAFAILSKALSLGCFPRVRVIHTSKHHQGQVYIPEVNFLMGLASVIITITFRTTTEIGNAYGICVVTVFSITTHLMTIVMLLVWKKNIIFILLFYVVFSSVEWIYLSSILSKFIQGGYLPFCFALVLMALMVTWHYVHVMTYWYELDHIVPIDEVTALLEKHNVQRIPGVGILYSELVQGIPPVFLRLVEKIPSVHSIFLFMSIKHLPIPHVAPAERFVFRQVGPREHRMFRCVARYGYSDGVEDSGQFARFLADRLKMFIEDENAFAVEKPENEDTDSPSGVFEGQTNPRKSARSVHSEEVIEPPMSNHVGRISSYSLQTIEEEKRLIDAEMKRGVVYLMGSANVIAGPESPTLKVVVVDYVYSFLRRNLAEGHKVLSIPKDQLLKVGITYEI from the exons ATGTCACTAGAAGTTGAGAAACCACTGTGCACCGAGACGACCAAACGGTTTGAGCGCCAAGACTCACTTATTGGTGATGCGGAGAAGGTCTCTAATATCAAAGGCCATGGCTCCGAG GGAAACTGGACACAAGTACTGCATCTTGCATTTCAGAGCATCGGCATCATTTATGGGGATGTTGGGACATCGCCGCTCTATTGTTACTCGAGCACCTTCCCTAACGGCGTCAAAGACAAGGATGATATCTTGGGTGTCCTCTCGCTCATCCTATACACCCTCATCCTTTTACCGATGATCAAGTATGTCTTCATCGTGCTCTATGCAGATGACAACGGAGATG GTGGCACATTTGCGCTCTACTCACTTATATCGCGGTATTCAAAGATAAGGCTGATCCCAAACCAGCAGGCAGAGGATTCAATGGTGTCGAATTACAGCATAGAATCACCGAGCTTATCACTGAAGAGGGCACAATGGTTGAAGGAGAAGCTTGAGTCCAGCAAGGCAGCCAAGATTGGCCTCTTCACCATCACAATCCTTGGTACATCCATGGTGATGGGTGATGGGACCTTGACACCAGCGATTtctg TGCTCTCTGCAGTGAGCGGGATCAAAGAGAAAGTGCCAAGTTTAACTGAAA CACAGATAGTCTGGATCTCGGTGCCTATTCTGTTCATGCTCTTTTCAGTCCAGCGTTTTGGGACAGATAAGGTCGGGTACTCCTTTGCTCCGATCATCTCGGTGTGGTTCGTTCTTATTGCTGGCATTGGAATGTACAACATCGTAGTGTATGAGATCACTATTCTCCGAGCCTTCAATCCTATGCACATAATATATTACTTCGAAAGAAATGGGAAGGAAGCATGGATTTCACTAGGAGGTGCTATCTTGTGTGTTACAG GTACAGAGGGTATGTATGCGGACCTAGGACATTTCAATATCACGGCCATTCAG ATAAGCTTTAATGGTGTCTTGTTCCCTTCGGTGGCACTATGTTACATGGGGCAAGCAGCATATCTGAGGAAATTCCCAGAGAATGTTGCAGACACCTTCTACAGATCTCTCCCAG CACCATTGTTCTGGCCAACCTTCACCGTTGCCATTCTTTCGGCTATCATTGCAAGCCAAGCTATGCTCTCTGGCGCATTCGCTATCCTGTCCAAGGCCCTATCTCTTGGTTGCTTCCCCAGGGTTCGGGTTATCCATACCTCCAAGCATCACCAGGGGCAGGTTTACATTCCTGAAGTGAATTTTCTGATGGGACTGGCTAGTGTTATAATCACGATCACCTTCAGAACTACCACCGAAATCGGGAATGCTTATG GGATCTGTGTCGTGACCGTCTTCTCAATCACCACCCATTTGATGACTATCGTGATGTTGCTCGTGTGGaagaaaaacatcatcttcatcttgTTGTTTTACGTCGTGTTTAGTTCCGTAGAGTGGATCTACCTGTCTTCAATACTGTCAAAGTTCATCCAGGGCGGGTACCTGCCATTCTGCTTCGCGCTTGTCCTGATGGCCCTAATGGTAACATGGCACTATGTGCATGTCATGACGTACTGGTACGAGCTTGACCACATCGTCCCCATCGATGAGGTGACGGCACTGCTTGAGAAGCATAATGTGCAGCGGATCCCTGGGGTGGGCATCTTGTACTCGGAGCTGGTGCAAGGTATTCCCCCGGTGTTCTTGCGGCTGGTGGAGAAAATTCCATCTGTGCACTCTATCTTTTTGTTCATGTCGATCAAGCACCTACCCATCCCTCATGTGGCACCTGCGGAGCGGTTCGTCTTCCGGCAGGTTGGTCCAAGGGAGCATCGGATGTTCCGGTGTGTTGCACGGTATGGTTACAGTGACGGGGTAGAGGATTCAGGACAGTTCGCCAGGTTCCTAGCGGATAGGTTGAAGATGTTCATCGAAGATGAGAATGCATTTGCAGTGGAGAAACCGGAAAATGAGGATACTGACTCTCCAAGCGGAGTTTTTGAAGGTCAAACGAATCCGAGGAAGTCCGCACGATCTGTACACAGCGAGGAGGTGATAGAGCCGCCCATGAGCAACCATGTAGGGAGGATTAGTTCCTATTCTCTTCAGACGATTGAGGAGGAGAAGCGGCTGATTGACGCAGAGATGAAGCGAGGGGTGGTTTATCTGATGGGGTCAGCCAATGTGATAGCAGGACCTGAATCACCCACCTTAAAGGTGGTCGTGGTAGACTATGTGTATTCATTCTTGAGGAGGAACTTGGCAGAGGGTCACAAGGTGTTGTCCATTCCTAAAGATCAGCTGCTCAAAGTTGGGATCACATATGAGATATAg
- the LOC119364160 gene encoding potassium transporter 19-like isoform X1: MSLEVEKPLCTETTKRFERQDSLIGDAEKVSNIKGHGSEGNWTQVLHLAFQSIGIIYGDVGTSPLYCYSSTFPNGVKDKDDILGVLSLILYTLILLPMIKYVFIVLYADDNGDGGTFALYSLISRYSKIRLIPNQQAEDSMVSNYSIESPSLSLKRAQWLKEKLESSKAAKIGLFTITILGTSMVMGDGTLTPAISGSKMLSAVSGIKEKVPSLTETQIVWISVPILFMLFSVQRFGTDKVGYSFAPIISVWFVLIAGIGMYNIVVYEITILRAFNPMHIIYYFERNGKEAWISLGGAILCVTGTEGMYADLGHFNITAIQISFNGVLFPSVALCYMGQAAYLRKFPENVADTFYRSLPAPLFWPTFTVAILSAIIASQAMLSGAFAILSKALSLGCFPRVRVIHTSKHHQGQVYIPEVNFLMGLASVIITITFRTTTEIGNAYGICVVTVFSITTHLMTIVMLLVWKKNIIFILLFYVVFSSVEWIYLSSILSKFIQGGYLPFCFALVLMALMVTWHYVHVMTYWYELDHIVPIDEVTALLEKHNVQRIPGVGILYSELVQGIPPVFLRLVEKIPSVHSIFLFMSIKHLPIPHVAPAERFVFRQVGPREHRMFRCVARYGYSDGVEDSGQFARFLADRLKMFIEDENAFAVEKPENEDTDSPSGVFEGQTNPRKSARSVHSEEVIEPPMSNHVGRISSYSLQTIEEEKRLIDAEMKRGVVYLMGSANVIAGPESPTLKVVVVDYVYSFLRRNLAEGHKVLSIPKDQLLKVGITYEI, encoded by the exons ATGTCACTAGAAGTTGAGAAACCACTGTGCACCGAGACGACCAAACGGTTTGAGCGCCAAGACTCACTTATTGGTGATGCGGAGAAGGTCTCTAATATCAAAGGCCATGGCTCCGAG GGAAACTGGACACAAGTACTGCATCTTGCATTTCAGAGCATCGGCATCATTTATGGGGATGTTGGGACATCGCCGCTCTATTGTTACTCGAGCACCTTCCCTAACGGCGTCAAAGACAAGGATGATATCTTGGGTGTCCTCTCGCTCATCCTATACACCCTCATCCTTTTACCGATGATCAAGTATGTCTTCATCGTGCTCTATGCAGATGACAACGGAGATG GTGGCACATTTGCGCTCTACTCACTTATATCGCGGTATTCAAAGATAAGGCTGATCCCAAACCAGCAGGCAGAGGATTCAATGGTGTCGAATTACAGCATAGAATCACCGAGCTTATCACTGAAGAGGGCACAATGGTTGAAGGAGAAGCTTGAGTCCAGCAAGGCAGCCAAGATTGGCCTCTTCACCATCACAATCCTTGGTACATCCATGGTGATGGGTGATGGGACCTTGACACCAGCGATTtctggtagcaaaa TGCTCTCTGCAGTGAGCGGGATCAAAGAGAAAGTGCCAAGTTTAACTGAAA CACAGATAGTCTGGATCTCGGTGCCTATTCTGTTCATGCTCTTTTCAGTCCAGCGTTTTGGGACAGATAAGGTCGGGTACTCCTTTGCTCCGATCATCTCGGTGTGGTTCGTTCTTATTGCTGGCATTGGAATGTACAACATCGTAGTGTATGAGATCACTATTCTCCGAGCCTTCAATCCTATGCACATAATATATTACTTCGAAAGAAATGGGAAGGAAGCATGGATTTCACTAGGAGGTGCTATCTTGTGTGTTACAG GTACAGAGGGTATGTATGCGGACCTAGGACATTTCAATATCACGGCCATTCAG ATAAGCTTTAATGGTGTCTTGTTCCCTTCGGTGGCACTATGTTACATGGGGCAAGCAGCATATCTGAGGAAATTCCCAGAGAATGTTGCAGACACCTTCTACAGATCTCTCCCAG CACCATTGTTCTGGCCAACCTTCACCGTTGCCATTCTTTCGGCTATCATTGCAAGCCAAGCTATGCTCTCTGGCGCATTCGCTATCCTGTCCAAGGCCCTATCTCTTGGTTGCTTCCCCAGGGTTCGGGTTATCCATACCTCCAAGCATCACCAGGGGCAGGTTTACATTCCTGAAGTGAATTTTCTGATGGGACTGGCTAGTGTTATAATCACGATCACCTTCAGAACTACCACCGAAATCGGGAATGCTTATG GGATCTGTGTCGTGACCGTCTTCTCAATCACCACCCATTTGATGACTATCGTGATGTTGCTCGTGTGGaagaaaaacatcatcttcatcttgTTGTTTTACGTCGTGTTTAGTTCCGTAGAGTGGATCTACCTGTCTTCAATACTGTCAAAGTTCATCCAGGGCGGGTACCTGCCATTCTGCTTCGCGCTTGTCCTGATGGCCCTAATGGTAACATGGCACTATGTGCATGTCATGACGTACTGGTACGAGCTTGACCACATCGTCCCCATCGATGAGGTGACGGCACTGCTTGAGAAGCATAATGTGCAGCGGATCCCTGGGGTGGGCATCTTGTACTCGGAGCTGGTGCAAGGTATTCCCCCGGTGTTCTTGCGGCTGGTGGAGAAAATTCCATCTGTGCACTCTATCTTTTTGTTCATGTCGATCAAGCACCTACCCATCCCTCATGTGGCACCTGCGGAGCGGTTCGTCTTCCGGCAGGTTGGTCCAAGGGAGCATCGGATGTTCCGGTGTGTTGCACGGTATGGTTACAGTGACGGGGTAGAGGATTCAGGACAGTTCGCCAGGTTCCTAGCGGATAGGTTGAAGATGTTCATCGAAGATGAGAATGCATTTGCAGTGGAGAAACCGGAAAATGAGGATACTGACTCTCCAAGCGGAGTTTTTGAAGGTCAAACGAATCCGAGGAAGTCCGCACGATCTGTACACAGCGAGGAGGTGATAGAGCCGCCCATGAGCAACCATGTAGGGAGGATTAGTTCCTATTCTCTTCAGACGATTGAGGAGGAGAAGCGGCTGATTGACGCAGAGATGAAGCGAGGGGTGGTTTATCTGATGGGGTCAGCCAATGTGATAGCAGGACCTGAATCACCCACCTTAAAGGTGGTCGTGGTAGACTATGTGTATTCATTCTTGAGGAGGAACTTGGCAGAGGGTCACAAGGTGTTGTCCATTCCTAAAGATCAGCTGCTCAAAGTTGGGATCACATATGAGATATAg